A window of the Ipomoea triloba cultivar NCNSP0323 chromosome 14, ASM357664v1 genome harbors these coding sequences:
- the LOC116003654 gene encoding U3 small nucleolar ribonucleoprotein protein MPP10-like isoform X1, translating to MENDGEVALCQLKSSEPPLYLSPSPELSAAARLACKYLYSSLKPFTPKSPFEQLLTDGFDAEQIWQQIDLQSEPLLSALRRRFSHFEKNPESISEQFNVEPNGLEKKSGSLEALDGEGYDIDDADLDDFDEDEDEEEDKEDLDEEDEEEEEDEEEEEEEEEDDGTGLVEDEFLKIKELEKFLADDEAREYGYEKNEKAKKKKKRKRVEQSESEEENAGEEDEALEDVDLEDDTSDADGDMENARYEDFFARKTDHKGKRKPLDRSDHMEMDEEVSDDDNQGNQNLSTHEQELLKLRSTIEEMEKANIEPKAWTMQGEVTAAKRPKNSALEVDLDFEHNVRPAPVITEEVTLSLEELIRKRVLEEQFDDVQKPPSLPSRAPREIKEVDDNKSKKGLAEVYEEEYVQKTGLVSTAMTFSDEQKKEATMLFKKLCLKLDALSHFHFTPKPVIEDMSIQASVPALAMEEIAPVATSDAAMLAPEEVFTGKGDIKEETELTQAERKRRRAKKKRKFKAEASKRKAPQNTLRADSETGKEQS from the exons ATGGAGAACGACGGAGAGGTGGCGCTTTGCCAGCTGAAATCATCAGAGCCACCACTCTACCTTTCACCGTCGCCGGAACTTTCGGCGGCGGCACGATTAGCCTGCAAATATCTCTACTCTTCCCTCAAACCCTTCACCCCAAAGTCTCCTTTTGAGCAACTTCTAACCGACGGTTTCGATGCGGAGCAGATATGGCAGCAAATTGACCTCCAATCGGAGCCTTTACTTTCCGCTCTCCGTCGCCGATTCAGTCACTTTGAGAAGAATCCGGAAAGTATATCAGAACAATTCAATGTGGAACCAAATGGGTTGGAGAAAAAGAGTGGGTCACTGGAAGCGTTAGACGGAGAAGGATATGATATTGACGATGCCGACTTGGATGATtttgatgaggatgaggatgaggagGAGGATAAGGAGGACCTGGATGAAGAGgatgaggaggaggaagaggatgaggaggaggaagaggaagaggaggaggatgaTGGAACTGGCTTGGTTGAAGATGAGTTCTTGAAGATAAAGGAATTGGAAAAATTTTTGGCTGATGATGAGGCAAGGGAGTATGGTTACGAGAAGAATGAGAAAgccaagaaaaagaagaagaggaagagagtTGAACAATCAGAGTCTGAGGAGGAAAATGCAGGAGAAGAGGATGAAGCG CTTGAAGATGTGGACCTTGAGGATGATACCTCTGATGCAGATGGGGACATGGAGAATGCCAG GTATGAGGATTTCTTTGCTAGAAAGACAGATCACAAGGGAAAACGTAAACCACTTGATAGATCTGATCACATGGAAATGGATGAAGAAGTATCTGATGACGATAATCAG GGGAACCAAAATCTTTCTACCCATGAGCAAGAGCTTCTAAAACTTCGCTCTACAATAGAGGAAATGGAGAAGGCAAACATAGAACCAAAAGCCTGGACTATGCAAGGAGAG GTAACTGCTGCTAAAAGGCCAAAAAATAGTGCATTAGAGGTTGATCTAGATTTTGAGCACAACGTGAGACCTGCCCCTGTAATTACAGAAGAGGTTACTTTGTCTCTAGAAGAATTAATTCGAAAACGGGTCCTTGAG GAACAATTTGATGATGTTCAGAAGCCTCCTAGTTTGCCATCAAGAGCACCAAGAGAGATAAAAGAAGtg GATGATAATAAGAGCAAAAAGGGCCTTGCTGAAGTTTATGAG GAGGAATATGTCCAGAAGACTGGCCTTGTTTCAACAGCAATGACTTTTTCTGATGAGCAAAAGAAAGAG GCAACTATGCTGTTTAAGAAACTCTGCCTGAAGTTGGATGCATTATCTCATTTCCATTTCACACCAAAACCA GTCATTGAAGATATGTCTATTCAAGCAAGTGTCCCTGCCCTTGCAATGGAAGAG ATTGCACCAGTGGCTACCTCTGATGCTGCTATGCTGGCTCCTGAGGAAGTTTTTACTGGCAAAGGAGATATTAAAGAAGAAACAGAGCTGACACAAGCagagaggaagaggaggagagcgaaaaagaaaaggaaattcaaag CCGAGGCATCGAAAAGGAAGGCACCTCAAAATACCTTGAGAGCTGATTCTGAGA CAGGCAAGGAACAATCATGA
- the LOC116003654 gene encoding U3 small nucleolar ribonucleoprotein protein MPP10-like isoform X2, which yields MENDGEVALCQLKSSEPPLYLSPSPELSAAARLACKYLYSSLKPFTPKSPFEQLLTDGFDAEQIWQQIDLQSEPLLSALRRRFSHFEKNPESISEQFNVEPNGLEKKSGSLEALDGEGYDIDDADLDDFDEDEDEEEDKEDLDEEDEEEEEDEEEEEEEEEDDGTGLVEDEFLKIKELEKFLADDEAREYGYEKNEKAKKKKKRKRVEQSESEEENAGEEDEALEDVDLEDDTSDADGDMENARYEDFFARKTDHKGKRKPLDRSDHMEMDEEVSDDDNQGNQNLSTHEQELLKLRSTIEEMEKANIEPKAWTMQGEVTAAKRPKNSALEVDLDFEHNVRPAPVITEEVTLSLEELIRKRVLEEQFDDVQKPPSLPSRAPREIKEVDDNKSKKGLAEVYEEEYVQKTGLVSTAMTFSDEQKKEATMLFKKLCLKLDALSHFHFTPKPVIEDMSIQASVPALAMEEIAPVATSDAAMLAPEEVFTGKGDIKEETELTQAERKRRRAKKKRKFKAEASKRKAPQNTLRADSESKEQS from the exons ATGGAGAACGACGGAGAGGTGGCGCTTTGCCAGCTGAAATCATCAGAGCCACCACTCTACCTTTCACCGTCGCCGGAACTTTCGGCGGCGGCACGATTAGCCTGCAAATATCTCTACTCTTCCCTCAAACCCTTCACCCCAAAGTCTCCTTTTGAGCAACTTCTAACCGACGGTTTCGATGCGGAGCAGATATGGCAGCAAATTGACCTCCAATCGGAGCCTTTACTTTCCGCTCTCCGTCGCCGATTCAGTCACTTTGAGAAGAATCCGGAAAGTATATCAGAACAATTCAATGTGGAACCAAATGGGTTGGAGAAAAAGAGTGGGTCACTGGAAGCGTTAGACGGAGAAGGATATGATATTGACGATGCCGACTTGGATGATtttgatgaggatgaggatgaggagGAGGATAAGGAGGACCTGGATGAAGAGgatgaggaggaggaagaggatgaggaggaggaagaggaagaggaggaggatgaTGGAACTGGCTTGGTTGAAGATGAGTTCTTGAAGATAAAGGAATTGGAAAAATTTTTGGCTGATGATGAGGCAAGGGAGTATGGTTACGAGAAGAATGAGAAAgccaagaaaaagaagaagaggaagagagtTGAACAATCAGAGTCTGAGGAGGAAAATGCAGGAGAAGAGGATGAAGCG CTTGAAGATGTGGACCTTGAGGATGATACCTCTGATGCAGATGGGGACATGGAGAATGCCAG GTATGAGGATTTCTTTGCTAGAAAGACAGATCACAAGGGAAAACGTAAACCACTTGATAGATCTGATCACATGGAAATGGATGAAGAAGTATCTGATGACGATAATCAG GGGAACCAAAATCTTTCTACCCATGAGCAAGAGCTTCTAAAACTTCGCTCTACAATAGAGGAAATGGAGAAGGCAAACATAGAACCAAAAGCCTGGACTATGCAAGGAGAG GTAACTGCTGCTAAAAGGCCAAAAAATAGTGCATTAGAGGTTGATCTAGATTTTGAGCACAACGTGAGACCTGCCCCTGTAATTACAGAAGAGGTTACTTTGTCTCTAGAAGAATTAATTCGAAAACGGGTCCTTGAG GAACAATTTGATGATGTTCAGAAGCCTCCTAGTTTGCCATCAAGAGCACCAAGAGAGATAAAAGAAGtg GATGATAATAAGAGCAAAAAGGGCCTTGCTGAAGTTTATGAG GAGGAATATGTCCAGAAGACTGGCCTTGTTTCAACAGCAATGACTTTTTCTGATGAGCAAAAGAAAGAG GCAACTATGCTGTTTAAGAAACTCTGCCTGAAGTTGGATGCATTATCTCATTTCCATTTCACACCAAAACCA GTCATTGAAGATATGTCTATTCAAGCAAGTGTCCCTGCCCTTGCAATGGAAGAG ATTGCACCAGTGGCTACCTCTGATGCTGCTATGCTGGCTCCTGAGGAAGTTTTTACTGGCAAAGGAGATATTAAAGAAGAAACAGAGCTGACACAAGCagagaggaagaggaggagagcgaaaaagaaaaggaaattcaaag CCGAGGCATCGAAAAGGAAGGCACCTCAAAATACCTTGAGAGCTGATTCTGAGA GCAAGGAACAATCATGA
- the LOC116004938 gene encoding fatty acyl-CoA reductase 3-like, whose translation MELGSALQFLDNTTILVTGAAGFLAKIFVEKILRVQPNVKKLYLLLRAADTEAALQRFNTEIMGKEIFQILKEKCENSVILEKVTVVAGDVSCENLGVKDSHLLTRMLSEVDAVVNLAATTKFDERYDVALGINTMGPKHVLDFAKKCPKLRILLHVSTAYVSGIKEGLIAETPYKMGEALNGKSGLDIDEEKRVIEEALRDLTRDNASQESITSAMKDLGIQRARMYGWPNTYVFTKALGEMVLGEFKEDLPLVIIRPTMVTGTYKEPFPGWVEGIRTIDSLGLGYGKGKLTCFLGDPKTITDVIPADMVVNVMIVAMVAHADERGGGESIYHVGSSVSNPIEFSRIQDFGYRYFTQHPWIGKDGKAVRVGKVTVLNSMASFERYMTIRYLLPLKGLGIVNTAFCKYFQTTYNEMNLKIKFVMRLVDLYGPYLFFKGVFDDMNTEKLWRAAKRGGIETDIFYFDPKVINWDDYFLKDHIPGVIKRNYK comes from the exons ATGGAGTTGGGCAGCGCTCTCCAGTTTCTTGACAACACCACCATTCTTGTCACCGGCGCCGCCGGCTTTCTTGCAAAAA ttTTTGTGGAGAAAATACTTAGGGTTCAGCCAAATGTGAAGAAGCTCTACCTTCTACTAAGAGCAGCAGACACAGAGGCAGCTTTACAACGTTTCAACACTGAG attatgGGAAAGGAAATATTCCAAATCCTGAAAGAGAAGTGTGAAAATTCCGTAATATTAGAGAAGGTAACTGTTGTTGCTGGCGATGTTTCGTGTGAGAATTTAGGGGTTAAGGATTCCCATTTGCTGACTCGAATGTTGAGTGAAGTAGATGCTGTCGTTAATCTAGCTGCAACCACTAAGTTTGATGAAAG ATACGATGTGGCACTGGGAATTAACACCATGGGACCTAAGCACGTATTAGACTTTGCCAAAAAATGCCCTAAATTACGAATTCTTCTTCATGTATCTACTG CATATGTATCTGGTATAAAGGAAGGGTTAATAGCAGAGACCCCATACAAAATGGGAGAGGCACTAAATGGGAAATCTGGTCTTGACATTGATGAAGAGAAGAGGGTGATAGAAGAAGCATTAAGAGATCTAACTCGTGACAATGCTTCACAAGAATCCATCACCTCAGCCATGAAAGATTTGGGAATTCAAAG GGCAAGGATGTATGGGTGGCCAAACACATATGTATTCACAAAAGCCTTGGGAGAGATGGTTTTGGGGGAGTTTAAAGAAGATTTGCCACTTGTTATTATACGTCCAACGATGGTTACTGGCACATACAAAGAGCCTTTCCCGGGATGGGTTGAAGGGATCAG AACAATTGATAGCTTGGGACTTGGTTATGGTAAAGGAAAACTAACATGCTTCCTTGGTGATCCTAAAACCATTACAGATGTG ATTCCAGCTGATATGGTGGTGAACGTGATGATAGTAGCAATGGTGGCCCATGCAGATGAACGAGGAGGCGGTGAGAGCATATACCACGTGGGATCATCGGTGTCGAACCCGATCGAGTTCTCGCGCATCCAAGACTTCGGTTACCGTTACTTCACACAGCATCCATGGATCGGAAAAGATGGAAAGGCGGTGAGAGTTGGGAAGGTGACTGTGTTAAACAGCATGGCTAGTTTTGAACGATACATGACCATCCGTTACTTGCTCCCTTTAAAG GGTTTGGGAATAGTTAATACAGCATTTTGCAAGTATTTCCAGACAACATACAATGAGATGAACCTCAAAATCAAGTTTGTAATGAGGCTTGTAGACCTTTATGGACCATACTTATTCTTCAAGGGGGT ATTTGATGACATGAACACAGAAAAGCTGTGGAGAGCAGCAAAAAGAGGAGGCATTGAAACTGATATCTTCTATTTTGATCCAAAAGTCATCAATTGGGATGATTATTTCTTGAAAGATCACATTCCTGGAGTTATAAAGCGCAATTACaagtaa